A stretch of DNA from Brockia lithotrophica:
GCCTGACGGCCGTCGGGTGACTCTTTTCGGCTTTGGCAACGGAGATGGCGCCGGGGCAACCCGGCGCCGTCCTTGCGAGGAAGGGGTGCGCGCGGTGGAACTCTTTCGCGTCCTGTCCGTCGCCGACGTCCGGAAGCTCCTCGATGCGCTTCCCGTGCCTTCGCGCCGGGTAGAGGAAGTCCCCCTCCTTCGGGCGGCGGGGCGCGTGCTCGCGCGCGGCGTACGCGCTCCGGAGGACGTCCCCGCGTTTTCCCGCTCTACCGTAGACGGGTACGCCGTGATCGCCCGGGAGACCTTCGGTGCGGGGGAATCCACTCCCACGCTCCTCGAGGTCGTCGGCGAGGTGCGCATGGGCGAAATCCCCCGGCGCCGTCTCGAAGAAGGAGAGGCGATGTACGTCCCCACGGGGGGGATGTTGCCCGAGGGGGCGGACGCCGTCGTCGCCGTGGAGCACGTGGAGGTCATGGGGGCGCTTCTCAACGTCTACCGCGCCGTTTCGCCGGGGCAGAACGTGATCTTCCGCGGGGAAGACGCCCTCGCCGGGGAGGACGTCCTCGGACCGGGAATGCGTCTTCGCGCCTACGAAATCGCCTACCTCGCCGGCCTCGGGGTACGCGAGGTTCCCGTGTACGTGCCTCCTACCGTGACCGTGTTTTCCACGGGCGACGAACTTGTCCCGCACGAAACGCGCGACCTCCGGCTGGGGCAGGTGCGCGACACAAACGCCCCGGCGATCTGCCTCCTTGCCGAGGAGTTCGGCGCGCACGTTCGCTGCGGCGGCATCGTACGCGACGACGAAGACGACTTTGCCCGGGCGATCGACGGCGCCCTCGAAGATTCCGACCTCGTGGTCCTCTCCGGCGGGAGCTCCGTCGGAGTTCGCGACCTCACGTTGCGGGTCCTCGAGGAGCGTTTCGGTGCGGAAGTCTTCTTCCACGGGATCTCCCTCCACCCGGGGAAGCCCACCCTGCTCGCGCGCGTGGGCGAGCGCTTCGTCCTCGGTCTTCCCGGGAACCCCACTTCGGCCACGGTCGTCTTTTTCCTCTTCGGCCGCCACCTCCTCGCGCGCCTGGCCGGAGAGGCGGTTTTTGCCCCGATCGCCCTCGAGGCGAAGCTTCGCCGCCCCCTCGCCTCCGTCGCCGGTCGCACGGATTACTACCGCGTGCGCCTCGTGCGCGAGGCGGACGGTTGGTGGGCGGAGCCGGTGCTCGGAAAGTCGGGCCTCCTCTTTACCCTCCTGGGGAGCGACGGTCTTGCGGAGGTGCCTGAGGAAAAGGAAGGGTACCTCGCCGGAGAGTCGGCCCGCGTGTACCTTCTGCACACGCGGCAGGTGGCAGCCCCGCCCTCCCGCAAGCCGCGAGAAGGGCTCGCCGCCCGCTGGATGGAAAAGGAGGAGTGAGCGTGGCGCGCAAGGTGTTTCTCGACGAAGAGCCCCTCGACGACGTTCGCCGGCGTTGGCTCGCCCGCGCGGACATCCCCCGGCGGACGGAACGAATTCCCACGGCGGAAGCGCTGAACCGTGTCGCCGCCACGGACCTCTACGCCCGCGTGTCCATGCCCAACTACAACGCGGCGGCGATGGATGGCTTTGCCGTGCGCGCAGAACGGACGTTCTTTGCTTCGGAAACAAACCCCGTGCGCCTGCGCGTCGGGGAAGAGGCGCTCGTCGTCGACACCGGCGACCCCCTCCCCGAAGGGACGGACGCCGTGATCGCCGTCGAGCGCGTCCACCTTCTCGACGACGGGCGGACGATCGAAGTCCTCGCCCCCGTTGCCCCGTGGCAGGACGTGCGACCGATCGGCGAAGACGTCGTGGTGGGGGAGATGATCCTCCCCGCCTTCCGCCGCCTCCGCCCCTACGACCTCGGGGCACTCCTCGCGGGCGGCGTCCTCGAGATCGAGGTCCTCGCGCGCCCTCGCGTGGCCGTTCTCCCTACGGGCGACGAGCTCGTCCCTCCCAAGGTAGACATTGGTCTCGGGGAAATCCCCGAGTTCAACGGCGCCATGCTCCGCGGCCTTGCGGAGTCCTGGGGAGCGGTCGCCGACGTCTTTCCGATCACGCCCGACGAGCCGGAGCTCCTTCGGGAGCGCGTGGCAACCGCCCTCGAGCGCTACGACGTCGTTGTCTTGAACGCCGGTTCGAGCGCCGGACGCGACGACTACACCGCGGACATCCTCGGGTCCTTCGGCGAGATCGTCGCCCACGGCGTCGCCACCCGGCCGGGAAAACCCGTCGTCCTCGCAGTGACCCCAGAGGGGCGCCCCCTTCTCGGAATCCCCGGCTTTCCCGTCTCCGCCTTCCTCGCCATGGAATGGTTTTTGAAACCCCTCCTCGATCGCTACTACGGAGAGGGCGCGCCTCCGCGACCGCGCGTGCGCGCGCTCCTCGGGCGGCGCCTCGTATCCGCCGTCGGCCGCGACGAATTCGTCCGTGTGACCGTGGGCAAGGTGGAGGGACGCTACGTCGTCCAACCCCTCTCGCGCGGCGCCGGCGTGACGATGTCCCTTGTCCGCGCCGACGGGCTCCTCGTCGTTCCGCGGGAAACGGAGGGCTTCGAGCAGGGAACGGAGGTCGAAGTCGAGCTCTTCCGCGACCCGTCGCAGATCGACCGTACCGTCGTCCTTGCGGGGAGTCACGACTTCGCCCTCGACCTCTTGCGATCGCACCTCCGGCGGAAGGACCCTACGTGCGATCTTTCGTCCTCGCACGTGGGAAGCACGGCGGGGCTTCAGGCGATCGCCCGCCGCGAGGCCCACGGCGCCGGCATCCACCTCCTCGATCCGGAGGACGGCACGTACAACGTCTCCTACGTCCGACGCCACATCCGCGGCGTCCCCGTCGTCCTCGTCCACCTTGCCACGCGCGTTCAGGGCTTCCTCGTCGCCAAGGGGAATCCTTTGGGGATCCGAAGCCTTGAGGACATCGCCCGTCCGGGCGTGCGCTACGTCAACCGTCAGCGCGGCGCGGGGACGCGAATCCTGTTCGACCACCTCTTGCGCAAGGCGGGCATTCCCCGGGAGTCCGTGTACGGCTACGACCGCGAAGTTCCCACCCACCTCGCCGTAGCAGTCGCCATCCGCGAGGGAAGCGCCGACGTGGGGTTGGGGATCTACGCGGCGGCCAAGGCCTTCGAACTCGACTTCGTCCCCGTGGGAGAGGAGCAGTACGACCTTCTCCTCTTGCGCTCCTTTGCGGAAAGCCCGCTGGGCGCCTGCTTCCTCGAAATCCTGCGAAGCGCCGCCTTTCGCGAGGAGCTCCGGCGCTTCGGCGGCTACGACCTCTCCCGCAGCGGAGAGGTGGTGTACGCGCAGGACGACTGAGGACGACGATGTGCTTTTCCGGGGAAGGGACCGCCATCGACGATTGCCGTCGTCCGACGGTGCGCTCCTGCGGGGGAGACCGCGGGACGGACGAAGAGGTGCCGTACGCTCGCTCGCGTCGGGGTCGGGTTGCCGTACGCGCCTTTTGCGGCCGGTCGCAAGGGATTGCGGCCGTGATTTTGCCGACAAGTTTTTGCGAAAAACGCGCACCCTACGGGTGAGACGCAAAGCGCTTTGCCCTTCTCGGGGCTTCCGGGACACCGCGCTCCGGAAGGCGATGGCGGAGGTGGCATGAAGCGTGCGTTCCCGGTGGGTGCGCGTCGTCGCGTTTGGGCTTGCCTTCCTCCTCGCGTGCCTTGTGCCTCTCGAATTTTGGGGTCAGGCGCCCTTGGCGCCGGGGGACGCGGGGAAGGTAGGCGAACCTCCAAGGGTCGAAGCCTTTGGTCAGGAGATTCTTCGCGTAGGTTCGCGCGGGGGAGACGTGTACGAACTTCAAGGGAGGCTTCGGTACCTCGGGTACTACCACGGGGCGATCGACGGGATCTTTGGTTGGCGCACGTACTGGGCGGTGCGCAACTTTCAATACCAATTCGGCATCCGCGTGGACGGGATCGTCGGGCCCCAGACGAAGTACAAGCTCTGGTTGGCGACCAAAAACTGGCGCCCTACGAGCACCGCCTCGGCACCCGCTCCTTCCGCACCGAAACCCACGTACGTCTCGTACACCTCGCAGCCGATCACGAGCCGCGACATCGACCTCATGGCCCGTACGGTGTACGGGGAGGCGCGGGGAGAGCCGTACGTCGGGCAGGTCGCCGTGGCGGCGGTCATCTTGAACCGCCTGCGACATCCCGCGTTTCCCAAAACGATCCCCGGGATCATCTTTCAGCCCGGTGCCTTCACGTCCGTCTCGGACGGGCAGATCTGGCTCACGCCGGACGCGACGGCGCGCCGCGCGGTGTACGACGCGCTCAACGGATGGGACCCAAGCGGCGGAGCCCTCTACTACTTCAACCCCAAGACCGCGACTTCTGCGTGGATCTGGTCGCGGCCGCAGATCAAGCGCATCGGCAACCACATCTTCACCCGCTGAGCCGCTTTCTTTCCGTTTCCCGCGTGGGGGCCCTTTGCCCCCGCGTCCTTTATTCGTCCTCCCACTTGGGGAGGAAGAGACTCGCCTTCACGTTGGGGAGCGCTTCCAGTTCGGCGACGAGCGTGCCGAGTTCGTTGTCCGTACCGCGAACGATGAGGGAGATGGCGACGTCGCCGCCGGCATCCGCGAGTTCCACGCGCCCGAGGATCAGGTGCGCCTTGCGCGCCAGAATTTCGTTTACGGCAGCGAGGGATACGCGGTCGTAGTGTACGTGAACGGAAGCGGTTCCGAAGTGCGTCTTCACGGAAAAGCCCGTCCTTTCGTCCGTCGTGTATCCCTCTTTCTTTCGGGTTCTTTCGGGTCGAGAGGCGCATGCGGGAACGCAATCCCGCCGTGTCCCTCGTCTCCGACGGGTGGCGTGCGGAAGGTCGGCCACGGGGATCGATATCTTCAGTGTAGCATACGCACCGTGCGGCGCGCGTACCCCTTCCCGCTCTCTTGTGTTCTTCCGGCGCGGCGTGCTATCCTAAAAACGAACTAAAGTTCAACGAATCTTTGTTTGTCGATCGGCCGGTTCGAGGTGGAGGGATTCTCGGATGGGCGGAGGAACGGGAGAAGCCCGCGCGGGGGCCGAGGGAACACCCGTGAAGGGCGCGGCCGAAACGAGGGAACGCGTCGTCCTCCTGGTGGACATGGAGTCGTTTTTCGCCTCTGTGGAGGTGGCGGCACGTCCCGATCTTCGGGGGCGTCCGGTGGTCGTCGCGGGGGATCCCGAGCGGCGCCACGGGGTCGTCCTCGCGGCAACGCGGGAAGCCAAGGCGTGCGGCGTCTCTACGGCGATGACTTTAGGGGAAGCGCTCCTCCTCTGTCCCGAGGCGGTCGTCGTGCGCCCGCACATGGCCCGCTACCTTGCCACCTCCCTCCAAATCACCGGTCTTCTCGAAGCGTTTTCCGACCTCGTGGAGCCGTACTCGATCGATGAGCAGTTCGTGGAACTCACGCCGACCCTGCACCTCTTCGGGACGGCGGAAGCGGCCGCACAGGAGATCCGTCGGCGCATCCGC
This window harbors:
- a CDS encoding Molybdopterin biosynthesis protein MoeA, whose amino-acid sequence is MELFRVLSVADVRKLLDALPVPSRRVEEVPLLRAAGRVLARGVRAPEDVPAFSRSTVDGYAVIARETFGAGESTPTLLEVVGEVRMGEIPRRRLEEGEAMYVPTGGMLPEGADAVVAVEHVEVMGALLNVYRAVSPGQNVIFRGEDALAGEDVLGPGMRLRAYEIAYLAGLGVREVPVYVPPTVTVFSTGDELVPHETRDLRLGQVRDTNAPAICLLAEEFGAHVRCGGIVRDDEDDFARAIDGALEDSDLVVLSGGSSVGVRDLTLRVLEERFGAEVFFHGISLHPGKPTLLARVGERFVLGLPGNPTSATVVFFLFGRHLLARLAGEAVFAPIALEAKLRRPLASVAGRTDYYRVRLVREADGWWAEPVLGKSGLLFTLLGSDGLAEVPEEKEGYLAGESARVYLLHTRQVAAPPSRKPREGLAARWMEKEE
- a CDS encoding Molybdopterin biosynthesis protein MoeA / Periplasmic molybdate-binding domain; its protein translation is MARKVFLDEEPLDDVRRRWLARADIPRRTERIPTAEALNRVAATDLYARVSMPNYNAAAMDGFAVRAERTFFASETNPVRLRVGEEALVVDTGDPLPEGTDAVIAVERVHLLDDGRTIEVLAPVAPWQDVRPIGEDVVVGEMILPAFRRLRPYDLGALLAGGVLEIEVLARPRVAVLPTGDELVPPKVDIGLGEIPEFNGAMLRGLAESWGAVADVFPITPDEPELLRERVATALERYDVVVLNAGSSAGRDDYTADILGSFGEIVAHGVATRPGKPVVLAVTPEGRPLLGIPGFPVSAFLAMEWFLKPLLDRYYGEGAPPRPRVRALLGRRLVSAVGRDEFVRVTVGKVEGRYVVQPLSRGAGVTMSLVRADGLLVVPRETEGFEQGTEVEVELFRDPSQIDRTVVLAGSHDFALDLLRSHLRRKDPTCDLSSSHVGSTAGLQAIARREAHGAGIHLLDPEDGTYNVSYVRRHIRGVPVVLVHLATRVQGFLVAKGNPLGIRSLEDIARPGVRYVNRQRGAGTRILFDHLLRKAGIPRESVYGYDREVPTHLAVAVAIREGSADVGLGIYAAAKAFELDFVPVGEEQYDLLLLRSFAESPLGACFLEILRSAAFREELRRFGGYDLSRSGEVVYAQDD
- a CDS encoding Spore cortex-lytic enzyme, lytic transglycosylase SleB, translating into MRSRWVRVVAFGLAFLLACLVPLEFWGQAPLAPGDAGKVGEPPRVEAFGQEILRVGSRGGDVYELQGRLRYLGYYHGAIDGIFGWRTYWAVRNFQYQFGIRVDGIVGPQTKYKLWLATKNWRPTSTASAPAPSAPKPTYVSYTSQPITSRDIDLMARTVYGEARGEPYVGQVAVAAVILNRLRHPAFPKTIPGIIFQPGAFTSVSDGQIWLTPDATARRAVYDALNGWDPSGGALYYFNPKTATSAWIWSRPQIKRIGNHIFTR